GAACAATACAATTAGCACAGGTGAGTGTCATAACAATGGATAAAGTTATTACTGCTAATGgagaaatataatgaataattaactTTTAACAGTTATGCTTATAACTGTAATTGGAAATACAGAAACAATTTACATTATGCActtttgaaaattaaaatattagtagtattattattaagttatatTATGACtgattaatcattaaaattaaaccaaTTCAAACTCACTTTAAACAAGCAATTTCAAAATTCTTCAGAATGCTGGAATATGATTGAGAACAGAAAACTATTTGcctgtaatttatttataattttgatttatttttaccttttttttttttttttagaaagaatcTCCACAGACATGGTGAGTTTGTCATTTCTTGCCTTTTTCtaatctgttatttaaaaaaagtcctttatcttataaattataaatatttatacatttatggcTGTGGATTGTTTTATTATATGTCTactttaaaatgcttaaaatgtgctatatacatatagatgatgatgatggttattattattattattgttattacagaATCAAGTCATGCTGCTGTTGCTGATGGTTGCGTTGTCCTTGCTGGTCCACTCGGCTCCTGCCTATAACGCGTCCCTGCCGCTGGACTGTGAGGATGTTTACAACCTAAAGATAAGCGTAAAGAAGAACGCCTCTGTTCCCAGTGGAGTGTACACCATTTACCCAGCAGGGCCTAATAAACCCGTGGAGGTGTACTGTGATATGGGCTGCCTGGAGAACGGTGGGCATGACGAAGAGAAATGGACTGTGAGTGAGAACATGAATCTGTTTAAGGCTGTTTGAAAACACTGTAATGGTAAATAAATGCGAGGTGACAGGTTGTCTGCTTCAGGGTTTTCTGAAATGTACTCTTTTTTCTCAATGTTCTGTTTTCATGTGTGCACCATGTTGTATAATCCACCAACCAGGTGATTCAGAGGAGAATCAACGGCAATGTGAGTTTCTACCAGCCATGGGAGCAGTATAAGAACGGATTTGGTGACGCCAAGGGTGAATACTGGCTAGGTGAGAGAACACTGTGGCAATTTGTAATCAGAGGAACATTGTCATTTCATCAAAGCAGCCTTGATCGCCTACGTGTAGTTAAtgcctctgaggttgccagatttttcttgaatagACATATCAGAGACGGGTTTTtcatgaatgattgaatgaattaaaaatggccAAAAGCAATGATATAATAAGAATATGGCgagcattgaaataaatctaataggagtctagtaaaTTGCCAATATATGAATAATTCTAgttgtaatgatcacattaatcgcCGCAAATTTCTCTCTTTATATACTCATTATTctgcagcttataaaataacatttgatACAACACATCgtgttattttgaattttttttgtaaacgcAGACTGTTtttcatatataataaataaatgaataataaacacagaaagatgatgtcagagagacagagcggaGCATTACTACTCATTGCAGAAACTGTGTAAAGTTCCAGTTTTTCCAACACCACCTGTGTCTATCTGAATTATTAATCTCTTCATTTTATAAATTACAGGTCTGGAGAACATCTTCCTGATGACCTACAGGGAGAAGTATCAGCTGAGAGTGGACATGGAGGATTTTGAGAAAGGCAGCGCCTATGCCCAGTACAGAAATTTCTACATCAACCCAGAGTCCAGCAATTACAGGCTGAATATCGGTGGCTACATCAATGGAGGAGCAGGTGAGCAAATTAGTAAACACCATTTCTAATcctgaaatcacacacatcagtattcagtagCCTCGGGGTTGTGAACTACATCCAGAGAACTTCATAAAGAAGATTATCCTTCACGCTGTGGACATGTTTTCTCTACAGCAGAgagttaaataaaacatgtcctgcacacacattacgatttcatAATCCCAATTTAGTATCTCATGTCTAATAAGTTCTGAACATGAGTACAAAGTATATAACCTTGGGGTCGTGAACTACATGGAACTACAGTAGAACTACAATTGgggctcagaaaatccacttaagcagctgGTTGTTTGGTGACAGTCACCTGACAGGTTTGATTTGTCAGTATAGGACTATCCAAAGAAAGtgttactttttctttttcttttctttacattatCTTTGACTTATTACAGAAGGTTCGATTTGTTTGTCCTTCACACTGTCCCGTGCTTTATCTTTTCCAGGAGATTCTTTGTCCTACGTGAATGGGAGGGATTTTTCAACCTTTGACAGAGACTATACAGGATACTGTGCGGAGACTTACAGTGGAGGATTCTGGTACAGTGCAGGATACTGGTACAGCTATTACTCTTGGACGTGCCACCTCGCCAACCCCAATGGCCTGTACAAATATGGGAATGTGAACTCAGCGTACACAGGGATCATGTGGCAGTCCTGGAAAGGTTACAACTACTCTCTGAAGACCATTGTGATGAAGATCAGACGGATGGCTCTGGAAGAACTTGAAAGTCTTTAGCTTTCCAGACCTAGAAAGCTAGAAGAGTAGAATAGAGAGGAATAAGTATAATATCTCTAACTGCTGCTTCAGTAAAATGGCaagacaattaatcaattaatcctAATCTTCAGTCTTTGGGTTTATCCTGTGGTATATCCCTCCTGTAATATCCTCAAATCTATTGATTCTCAACTCTATtagtttccttttttaaatatgtattttgtttctggtatacatttaaaatatgttaatcAATCAAATGTTGCTTCCTTTGTACTTCTTATAAGCAATGAAATTCCTATTTATAGAACGAAATAAACTTTCAGCAAATGAAGTCTGAGTCCAGTCTTACAttcttcatttttaacaacaatttGTTTACTGATTTATACATGATAGTCactaataaatatgttttaagatgaaaaactacaaaaaaagtTATAAGGTGTTAATGAAAATTTTCAACATTATTATGGTGCACTGGGTATTTACACATTCGAGCATGTTGTTCTGCACCCAGCCTCAATTCTGGGTCTTTAGTGCCTGATTATTATCCATAAACCTAACATTTGCTTTCATCAGTATgcagatgacacacagctgtacatACTGTTCTACACGCTTAGCATGTGATGAACAAAAGTTTATCGGTTCATTGCATGAGTGCATAGAAGACATGAATCACTGGAAATCTCGGAACTTCCTTGGTATTAGATGTGAAAGTTATGCTTGTTTGTTAAGACACCTTGCctataaacacaaaaatcaaATCATATCACCTTGAAGTATCACATCAGCGATGTCTGAAAGACAACATACCATCACACTGTAACATCTCAGTTGTGCCATTCTctcttttgtatttcttttacaAAATATGTGTTTGtacaactctagaccttttatatgcttatttgtaagtgaaatactgagggaataacacacacctggccacagAACCGCTGAGCAGCTGATTGTCCAATTGCTTTTGTCTCTTTAAAAAGGGAAGACCAattataaaaagtgtttttggtGTAATTTCTACACCATTCACCCGATGTGGATggaagtctgcactttgagctcatattcattatttaatttaaactccAGTATCCTGttgtagacagctaaaataactaataatatttatggatctgactgtacacctgtataatttttatatatgtaagtCTTAGACACTCTATTTTTAGTACAAGTTTTGTTGTAGAtgtttatgacttctgcattattgagtcagcacaaagtattttatttttccaaacattacttttccaacagaaaattaaatgttatagaaaaatgtttgtatgtcaggaAAGAAAACCACATATTATGTAATAGGccacatttcagacaaaactACAATTCTGCTGCAATAAAAGACGCGTGTGCAAGTTTCCAGAAGAACTGCAGCAGATTCTCCAACATACGCAGTAAAACTTACCAACACATTTCCttgtaaaactgcacaaagcGCACCTGAGAtggctgatattttttttagaaagcaaagagttgtcacaccaaatactaactttgtttagtttattactgtttacagtacagtgataaacaaatacacacacaatgttaattaatgttcagTCCTTACAAACAACTTTGAGAAGAAACTGAACTCACATCTCACTGATGCCAACATTTAAGTGAATGATGTTGCATCAGAATAAGACGATTGTTTTTGAACAGGTTTGTTTGTCACaacatattaatacacacatattaataatttattctaTCTTTACAGCATGAATATAAATCTGTAACAATGCGAGATCACTGGAAggctgaacacagacaccaAGAGGCAGTGATGTTGGGAACATGCTCTTTATTTTTCAAAGTGGTGCAGGAATAAAGTGGGGGTGAAGTGCTGGTAGCTGGTGAAGCTTGGTAAGGTGGGTGTCGTCTCGGGGTTGTGGCAGCGGCGCGATGTGGAGTTCGGCCAGGTAGTACTTCAGCTCCTCTATggcccacttgatggccagagCCTCCCTCTCCACTGCAGCGTATTTCTTCTCCATGGGGGGGTCAGCTTTCAGCTCGCATAGAAGCCCGGGTGCTCCTCCCATCAAAGATCTGTGAAAGGACGGCTCCCAGTCCTGTCTCCGACGCATCCATTTGAACAATGAAGGGGAGGTTGAATTTGGGGTTTCAAAGGACAGGGGAGCCCATCAGCACCTGTTTCAGTTCCTTGAAGGCTCGCTCAGTCTCCCGACTCCGGCTGGCTTTTCCTGATGAGATCTGATAAGGGAGAGGCAATCAAGGAGAAGTTGGACAAGAAGCATCTGTAATAACCAGCCAACCCCAAGAACGCACGTACCTGTTTCTTGGTGATGGGTCTTGGGTACTCATGCACAGCTTCCACCTTCTTATTCTTCAGCATCAGGAGCCCCTGGCCGATGCTGTACCCCAGGTACTGTGCCTCCGTGAGTCCCAGGTGGCATTCTTGGGGTTGGCGGTCAGCCCAGACTTCTAGAGCTCCCCTAGGATCTCCCTAAGATGGCACAGGTTGCCAGGTGGAGGAATGAATTACGACATTGTCAATACAGGCCGCAGCGTACTGGCGATGGGGCCATAGGACCACGTCCATCATTCGCTGAAGAAGGTGGAGAAAGCCATCTTGGGTATGGCCTCTGGGTTCAAAGCCACCTGCCAGTAACCTTTGTTCAGGTTGAAGGTGGAAATAAATTGGGCCCTCCCCAGTCACTCCACCAGGTCGTCGACCCTAGGGAGGGGGTAGCTGTTAAATTCCGAAACCTGGTTCAGCTTCCAGAAGTCGATACACAGCTGGATGCTCCTGTCGGGCTTGGGCACCACGACAATGGGGCTGGACCAGGGGCTGGTTGACTCCTCAAAGACACCGTCTTGGAGCATCTGGCTGACCTCCTCCTCAATTGCCCTGTCAGAGCACGACTCCTGGTGGGGTCTTTATGTCGTCATGTTGTCCACCAGCTCAGACAATTCCTGGCACTGGGACAGCATGAGCTCCTCTCCTTGGTGGACCAATGTACGCTCTGACGGCTCTGTGGAAAGGctcacaaacacagatacaagAGGGACAGGATCAGTCCAGTTTTTGAGCAAGTTCAAGTGGTAttgttgtgtgtctgtgcgcTTACCTGGCTGCAGGCGGTAGTTGAAGGGCTCGCCTTCTACAGGACTTTGAACGGGCCCTGCCATTGAGCCAGGAATTTGCAGGAGGCATCgggaagaaggagaaggacCTTGTCGCCAGGCTGGAACTCACGAGGCTGAGCCGGATGGTTGTAGGCCCTCTTCTGCTCTCGCTGGGCAGCCTCCATATGTTCCCTCACGATGGGCATACCACTCTCTGGAGCATCCTCTTCAGTGTCTCATAGAATCACTCTACCAGCCCTTTGGTCTGGGGGTGGTAGATGGGCGTCCTCAGGTGCTTCACCTGCAGCAACCAACACAGATCTGCCATTAGTTTGGACATAAAGGGCGTACCTTGGTCGGTGACAATGTCCTTGCCTGCTCCCATGCAGCTGAAAAGGAATAGGAGCTCACGGGTGATGTTCCGGGAGGTGGCCTTCTGAAGTGGAACTGCTTCTGTGTAGTGGGTGGCGTAGTCCACAATGACCAAGATGTACTCGTGGCCCAGGGCAGACACCGATAATGGGGAAAGGGATGAGTTGTGCAAGAGCAGGCTTATAGGGGGTTGtcctctgacactggaggcaCCAATAGCAGAAGGCGCGGACCTCCGCATCCATTCCAGGCCATAGGAAACAGTCCTTCAGCTTTCCCAGGGTATTGCAGGCCCCCAAGGGCCCCCAAGGGCCCCCCGCCAACCTCCACCCAACTGTGGGGATGGAGGTCTCACCTGCTGAGGTCACCCCAGCGTCTCCTTCACCCTGGGCCATGCGGGCCTGCCGGACCCTCGGCCATGTCATCCTGGTTCTCCTCTTCCGTGGCGCTTTCGGGGCTCTGGCCGTGGCGTGTCCGGGCCAGTCTCGGCCCAGGATCAGGGGCACGGGGAGCTCCGGGATGATCCCCACGAGGAGTGGCCACTCCTTCGCCTGGTGTCTTACATCAATGTGGGCCGCTGGAACTTACTGGAGCCGGTCATGGAGCCATTGAGTTTGGGAGATGTGCGGATGGAAGCACGGGCCAGGGTGCTCCCAGAGGGAGGCCAGGAGGGCCGAGACTGGGCTGCCTTTGACCTTAACAGGGATGTTGGGCAGACTGGGAGGGGTCACTTTGTGTAGGGCACATCCTGTGGGCCATGGCTTCTCCATACATCGAGGAGCGGTGGCGGGGTCTGGCTCGGTAAGCATGGTTTCGTTGCGAGGCGTCCGATAAGCGGAGTGACTCTGGCTGGGTCTGCCCACCCCGGGGCAGTACAAATCCTGTCGCCTCGCCATGGGGGGCCAGGAAAACTCTCGTCGTTCGCCCCTGCCGATTTCTAGGGTGGCTACCGCTGACTCCAGGACTTCCACCATCTCCCTGGGGTTCCAGGCTCCCTATATGCCCATGGCCGTCCTCTCTTCGGAATTGCTGGAAGACAGTGTCCATCTTGGTGCTAGGTGCTGTGTTCATGCCCGCATTCTCCACCACTGTGACAATGCAGCCCCTAAGCCAcaacagcaatcacagtcccaagccatcacagtacaactccccatatgagatctaAGTGGCACCAttcccagcaatcccaatgatcttctgGCCGTCCacgtggggccacccccagcagcagcaagcgatctgaactgatgagaactccaaccagaagtagggcatcaggatggatcactTCAGGAGAGCTGCAAAAATCAGACAAGTGATAGTTAAACCCTACAGTCAggctaagaaaaaaaaggagtgtcCGGGTGAAAACCAGAAGTGTGTTAACCCTAGAGCTGCGATattatatacaccgatcagccataacattaaaatcacctgcctaatattgtgtaggtcccccttgtgccaccaaaacagcaagacctctgaaggtgtgctgtggtatctgataCAAAGATATTAGCTGCAGATCTTTTacgtcctgtaagttgtgaggtgcaacctccatggatcggacttgtttgtccagcacgtcccacagacgCTTGATCGGATTgtgatctggggaatttggaggccaacaccttgaaccctttgtgatgttcctcaaaccattcctgaacaatttttcactgtggcagggcgcattatcctgctgaaagaggtcactgccattagggaataccattgctgtgaaggggtgtacttgatctgcaacaatgtttacttaggtggtacgtgtcaaaataacattaacatgaaggccaggacccaaagtttcccagcagaacattgcccagagcatcacattgcctccgccagcttgccttcttcccagagtgcatcctggtgccatctcttccgcAGGTAATTGACACACaagcacccggccttccacatgatgtaaaagaaaacgtgattcatcagaccaggccaccttcttccattgctccatggtccagttctgctgcttacgtgcccattgtaggtgctttcggtggtggacagggtcagcatgggctctctgactgctctgcagctacacagctccatacacagcaagctgcactgcactgtgtgttctgactcctttctatcagagcagcattaactttttcagcagtttgtgctacagcacctcttctgtgggatcggaccagacgggctgtATGTATAGTATATGTTAGTATGCAAGTATGTTACTTTGTC
This Pangasianodon hypophthalmus isolate fPanHyp1 chromosome 26, fPanHyp1.pri, whole genome shotgun sequence DNA region includes the following protein-coding sequences:
- the LOC113524914 gene encoding microfibril-associated glycoprotein 4-like, encoding MNQVMLLLLMVALSLLVHSAPAYNASLPLDCEDVYNLKISVKKNASVPSGVYTIYPAGPNKPVEVYCDMGCLENGGHDEEKWTVIQRRINGNVSFYQPWEQYKNGFGDAKGEYWLGLENIFLMTYREKYQLRVDMEDFEKGSAYAQYRNFYINPESSNYRLNIGGYINGGAGDSLSYVNGRDFSTFDRDYTGYCAETYSGGFWYSAGYWYSYYSWTCHLANPNGLYKYGNVNSAYTGIMWQSWKGYNYSLKTIVMKIRRMALEELESL